AGGGTCCAAATGCGTCAAGCTCTGTAAATCCATATTTGGCAAAAAGCCTCACTCTAGCTTCGTGAGCGAGTGATAAAATGGAGTCATGCCCGAGGTGGCCGCCGTAATTTATATCGCTTATCCGAAGACTGATATCAGTTGAAAAATCAAACTTTCTAGGTGGGTGTATCTTTATTCTAGCCATATTTGAGCTCTGATTTGCTATAGACTTGGCTTCCCAATTATACATAATCTAAATTAAAATTCTCGTCTTGATTTTTATAATTCATGGAGTTATTATTTCGACCCATACGATTTTAACCACAAATTACATTCCAACTAGATAGGGAATGAGGCGGAGGACGAGAAGAAGATGGAAAGAGCAGAGAGATCGGAGAAAGAACACGCAAGCAAGCATGTTGATATTGAATCTAAGAGATTCTTTTTTGATGTCAAAGAAAACCATAAAGGCAAATATTTAAGGATTACAGAACTAAGCGGCGGCAGGTCCTGTATTGTTATACCCCTTGGCGGAATTACACTCTTCAAAGAGAGATTAGGGGAAATAATAGAAGAGGCTGAGAAACTTGTCGATGCTCCGGCAAGCTTCTAAAACCGTATTTTCATCAAATTAAAT
This window of the Thermodesulfobacteriota bacterium genome carries:
- a CDS encoding PUR family DNA/RNA-binding protein; translated protein: MERAERSEKEHASKHVDIESKRFFFDVKENHKGKYLRITELSGGRSCIVIPLGGITLFKERLGEIIEEAEKLVDAPASF